A section of the Saccharomyces paradoxus strain CBS432 chromosome XII sequence genome encodes:
- the LCB5 gene encoding sphinganine kinase LCB5 (Minor sphingoid long-chain base kinase~similar to YLR260W) translates to MTLKPSKRRKGRSRHSRKKQITSAILTEEGIMIKAKPSSPYTYANRMADKRSRSSIDNISRTSFQSNSDNNSIFETASLISCVTCLSDTDTIDRSETSTTDTSKDDLSANSKLHYPSVNGQLPANTVIPYGRILDARYIEKEPPHYYDANSSPTSPLNSSMSNISEKGDLDDSESLQKKERKGNSLSRWSNSSSSLISSRSPFTKLVEVIFARPRRHDVVPKRVSLSIDYKPHPSSHPKDEEDLVEEILKRSYKNTRRNKSIFVIINPFGGKGKAKKLFMTKAKPLLLASRCSIEVVYTKYPGHAIEIAREMDIDKYDTIACASGDGIPHEVINGLYRRPDHVKAFNNIAVTEIPCGSGNAMSVSCHWTNNPSYSTLCLIKSIETRIDLMCCSQPSYAREHPKLSFLSQTYGLIAETDINTEFIRWMGPARFELGVAFNIIQKKKYPCEIYVKYAAKSKNELKTHYLEHKNKGSLEFQHITMSKRNEDLDNYNYENEYETENEDEDEDQDMDQEEEDDHLAFRDPADSSADLIKEEDFKIKYPLDEGVPSDWERLDPNISNNLGIFYTGKMPYVAADTKFFPAALPSDGTMDMVITDARTSLTRMAPILLGLDKGSHVLQPEVLHSKILAYKIIPKLANGLFSVDGEKFPLEPLQVEIMPRLCKTLLRNGRYVDTDFDSM, encoded by the coding sequence ATGACATTGAAACCTTCAAAGAGACGTAAGGGCAGGTCTCGTCATTCTAGGAAGAAGCAAATAACCTCAGCAATTTTGACTGAGGAGGGAATAATGATCAAGGCGAAACCATCAAGTCCCTACACATATGCAAACAGAATGGCAGATAAACGAAGTCGCAGCAGCATTGATAACATCAGCAGAACTAGCTTTCAAAGCAACAGTGATAACAATAGCATTTTTGAAACGGCTTCACTAATTAGCTGTGTTACCTGTTTAAGCGACACTGATACAATAGACAGATCGGAAACATCTACAACGGATACAAGTAAAGATGACCTTTCCGCCAATTCAAAACTTCATTATCCATCAGTGAATGGACAACTGCCTGCAAACACCGTTATACCCTATGGACGAATCTTGGATGCTAGGTACATTGAAAAGGAACCCCCGCATTATTATGATGCCAATTCATCACCCACTTCGCCTTTAAACAGCTCAATGAGTAACATTAGTGAAAAGGGCGACCTTGATGATTCAGAGTCcttacaaaaaaaagaaaggaaaggCAATTCACTATCACGCTGGAGTAACAGTAGTAGTAGCCTCATCTCTTCCAGATCTCCTTTTACGAAACTAGTCGAGGTTATATTTGCGAGGCCAAGACGGCATGACGTTGTACCTAAAAGGGTTTCACTTTCTATTGACTACAAACCTCATCCCTCTTCTCACCCAAAAGACGAAGAGGATTTAGTTGAGGAGATTCTAAAGAGAAGTTACAAAAACACCAGGAGAAACAAGTCCATATTTGTAATAATTAATCCCTTTGGTGGTAAAGGCAAGGCAAAAAAGCTGTTTATGACGAAGGCAAAACCATTACTATTAGCTAGTCGGTGCTCCATAGAAGTTGTTTATACAAAATACCCTGGGCATGCTATAGAAATTGCACGGGAAATggatattgataaatatgaCACTATTGCTTGCGCATCGGGCGATGGCATCCCTCATGAGGTGATTAATGGGTTATACCGAAGGCCTGATCACGTTAAAGCATTCAATAATATTGCCGTTACAGAAATTCCGTGCGGATCAGGTAACGCAATGAGCGTATCCTGTCACTGGACAAACAATCCTTCATACTCAACGTTATGTTTGATAAAATCGATAGAGACCAGAATCGATTTGATGTGTTGCTCCCAACCTTCTTATGCCAGAGAGCATCCAAAGTTATCATTTTTAAGTCAAACATACGGTCTCATTGCAGAAACTGACATAAATACAGAATTCATCAGATGGATGGGACCTGCAAGGTTTGAACTGGGTGTGGCATTTAACAtcatacaaaaaaaaaaatatcccTGTGAAATATATGTGAAATATGCCGCCAAATCGAAAAATGAGTTGAAAACTCACTACCTGGAACACAAAAACAAAGGCTCATTAGAATTTCAGCATATTACCATGAGCAAACGTAACGAAGATCTTGATAATTATAATTACGAAAATGAATACGAGACCGAgaacgaagatgaagatgaagatcAAGATATGGATCAggaggaggaagatgaCCATCTGGCGTTCCGTGATCCGGCAGATTCCAGTGCTGACCTCattaaagaagaggatttcaaaataaaatatccATTAGATGAGGGTGTCCCTAGTGATTGGGAGAGATTGGATCCCAATATATCAAACAATCTAGGTATCTTCTATACGGGTAAAATGCCCTATGTGGCTGCTGACACTAAATTCTTTCCAGCAGCACTTCCTTCAGATGGTACAATGGATATGGTTATTACCGATGCAAGAACCTCGTTAACGAGGATGGCACCAATCTTACTAGGACTAGATAAGGGTTCCCATGTCTTACAACCGGAAGTCTTACACTCTAAAATTTTGGCATACAAGATAATACCAAAACTGGCGAACGGCTTG